taataataaaaaattatatttacatatttaaaataatattattttcttattagtctcaactcaattcaactcaattaaacatttatcccaaaaatttagggttgactatatggattcgctttctctactctaaacgattttgggttaaatcctcagaaatttgtaataattctaggtcatgttgtactactctcctcaaaatcaatttaggtctacccatttttttttctatcctctaacctaatgtactctatttgtctaattggagccttcgtatgtctacgcttcacatgaccaaaccacctcaatctcccttctctcaacttatcctcaattagtaccactcctaccttttctttaatactttcattgcggactttatctagtctagtatggccactcatctaccttaacattctcatctctgcaactcttatcttagacgcatacgactccttcaatgcccaacactcactaccatataacatagctggtcgtatggcataaaactcccgtggcacgtctccacttcaaccatccggctttaatcctatgactaacatcctcctcacatcccccatctacttgaaggactgagctgagatatttaaagtgattactttgcgacagtaccactccatccaaactaactccttccctatcaccagtttggtcttcactgaacttgcaatgcatgtattctgtcttcgttctacttaacttaaagccctttgactctagagtacttctccgcAGCTCTAGttttctattaactccttctcgcgcctcatctatcagaacaatatcatctgcaaacatcatgcactaaggaatactctcttgtataaatttcgtcaattcatctaaaactaatgtaaaaaagtAAGGACTTATAGctaatccttggtgtaatccaattgagatcggaaaatctcttgtgtcccctcccactgtgcgcacaatagtagttgctccttcatacatatctttcaacacttgtatgtacctaatagataccctcttttgttccaaCACACTCCATAGGAtatctcttggaatactatcataagccttctccaaatcaataaaaaccatgtgtagatctttcttcacatctctatatttctctatcaaggagagagaaggggaggaggagaaacgcgcgcgggagaggaagaaaatgaagaagaaagccGGTCCGTTTCGGTCCGGTTtgattcgaccggttcgattctgaatacaaaattttaaatttttactctacctcgggaccgaaaacgaggtccaaaaattccgaaaaaatttcagaaaactcaaaaaaattcgtagactccaaatatatttttaattttgccacgtgatctttaaattaatttttaaaaatcataaaagtttatattttcgaaaaatcgaacccgatttttaaaatccgaaaaatctcaaataatttcttaaaatttaaataaaataaaaatattaataatactcataaaataataaaatttaaaattttgtggtGTTacattacccactttcattctcttaagtgcttcatttacttctaaagatctaatccttctagtataattcacattttttttctatcgttctataatctatattcacgctattaccattttgactattattaaagagatcattaaaatagtttctccatatttctttaatgtcctcatctttcaccaacactttttcttctttatatttaatgcacctaacttgattgagattttgacatttcctttctctcctccttgctaatctataaatatctttctccccttctttagttccaagtttctcatataacttttcaaaggcttatACTCTTGCTTGATTAACTgcattttttgcctctttctttgctatcttgtactgttcatatagctcattattatcacatttagataatttcttatatcattccctttttctcctcactgccttttgtacttcctcattccaccaccatctctcttttgagggtagtCCATGTCTTTTAGACTctctaagtacttttctagctacttctctaatctttgatgccatctgtatccacatattattggcctccatattcatcttccatgcttcggactcgagaagctcatttttgaacttcacttgctttactcctttgaactcccaccactttgtttgagctacactatttcttctgatcttacttgaattgttcttaaacttgacatctaagaccactaaacaatgttgacttgttaaagccaaTCCTAGAATGACcttacaatccttgcatagagttctatttgtcttcctggttaagaggaaatcGATTTGACttatatgttgcccacttttgaaagtcgctaaatgtgactctctttttataaagtaggtatttaccagtattaggtcatatgctatagcaaaatccaggatgtttttttcctcctcatttcgactgccaaaatcaaaacctccatgaatattctcatagccttgcctatcacttcctacatatccattcaaatctccaccaatgaaaatattctcttcattcggtatgttttgcattaaatcatccatatcttcccaaaacctttgtttactctcactatagtcctatttgtggagcataagcactaactacatttattgttttttcttctagtactagctttaatagtataattctatctcctactcttttcatagctattacagcgtctttcaatgtcctgtctatgatatGCCCACTCCATTCTTATTTCTTTCCTTTCCAGTAAACCACAGTTTTGTACTCTGAATtatccacttccttgcttttctctcctaccaatttagtctcctgaatgcaagcaatattcacccttctcctttccaaggtatccacaagctccattaattttcctgtaagtgatccaacattccaagtaccaacctgatcctcctcctacccTATTTCTTCCTAATTTGTCTCCTTTTatgatattttctattattttctatgtttattttgtgttctgttccactatctgttctactatctatcATATGGACTAATTTCTTTATCCACACCCGTCTATGATATGGGAACCCTTACTCACTTGACACCACACCcgagcgccggcatggcgcgtcgctttagTTGAACGccttacacccttgcatatttctcactacacccgggctccgatgtagcgcatcgttagtagaggacgccccaacgtttatatcatttgaatccatatcataaggtgtgatgaaatttttacgctgattatcacctaccgcaaccctcctcattTATCcgagcttgggaccggctaagcggaAACTATTTAGGCGGAGTTTCTTATTagtctaatatatttttttataatatatgaaaaaataaatatcaatttataaaaattataagataaaatataaaaattttgtgaaattttaattttttttgaataaagtaattttattatgttttaaacgaaaaaatatgaaaattattattaatatatatatatatataattaaatagatattttaattaattacattataaattaattaaaatttattattataatagataaaaagattatttaaattaaattaaataaaagattttaattaaaaattaatttaataataataataattaatttttatttaaaatataattaaaaattaaattaaaaaataaaagttataaattatttatgcaTGACATTGAATATTAGGCATATAAATGAATTCACGAGGCAGAGCTGAGGTAAAACTTAAAAGAGGCGTTTTCACTATTCCAAAAAAACAAATACAAGTCTGTGCATCAAAAAGCTTTACGAACACGCGAAAAGAGAAGCGGATATCACGCCATCGGCCATTCTAATGAACGTTTTTGCCTCTCCTCACGGCGTTCGAGACGCCACGACCCACTGCCGTCATCCACACCATCACCTCTTCTGCCTCCGCCACTCCATCGGCTTTTTtcttttagaaaataaattatcTAAATTATAAGACAAAAATTCTAAAAGGAATGACATCAAAAGAGGAGAAATTACCAAATAAAAGCTTAATAGTTCATCCTACCATGTTCCCCATAAAGAAACAAGGCctcaaaaaataaataatttcttttaaaaaactACAATCTACACCGCTGCAATTGGGAAATGAAGAATTTATCAGGTGTTCTATAATCTTCCATATTTCAGAAAATTtacttatctttttttttttctctattatatagtaatataaaaatttttattacattgGTGATAGATTCTCTACTACTACTACTGCTACCTCAGGCTACTACAATTTACAACACCCAAGCAAGCTTTGGATAAAAAGAAAGGCTAACGAGGTCGTCCTCGTATCGCTATCCGATGATATATTTcacttatatatattttttcaatttttttatgcctcgaaattaaaaaaaaaaaatccaaaatttttTATGGTTTCTCTTTGAGCAGAGAAGCTAATCCAGTCACCATCTTAGCTCCTCTATCTATACTCTTCGGTTTGACGGCCGGCGGCTGCCACGTCGCCGAATCCACTCTTTCTTTCTCATCGTCGCCGGAAATTTTCGTCGGCGGCGATGATGGATCAGTGTCTAGCGCTGCCGTTTTCTCACCAAAGATCAGCTCGAGTTCTCCGCAAGCGTCACTACTCTCCGTCGCAACCAAACACTCGTCTTTCTGGCTTTCGGGTTTGGTGTTTGAAGTGGCGTCTTTTAGCCTGGTGAAAGGAGAGAACCATTTAGCACGCATGTACTCTGCTGTTCTCCAAGGAGGAAAGTGCATGcctttcttcttcaaactctgCTTAGCCGCCTCCGACACGATTGATACAATCTGACCCAGCCGATCAGATTTCCCGACGAAGATGGACGGTAGTGATTGCAGGATTGCTTTGTAGGCACCGGTCGATCGAGCTATTTCGAACTCCGATCTGAAGTCAATATCGATCAAAAGTCTTTCTCCTCCTATATTCACATCTACATACTCATATTCACCTGATTACCATATTTTAGTAAAAGAGAATTCAGAATTTTCCCTtcccaaatttcaaatttttttgactccaaaagaagagagagagagaggtaccAGCAGGGTGAGAGGGGCATTTATCCCATTTCGATTTGCAAATGGAGGAATCGTAGCCAAGAGAAGATAATCCATCGGCTACGATATTTCTCAAATCGTCCTTTTGCTTGTGATTTTTGTTCTTCTCGACGATCATCGCAGCATCAGCTAAGAGGTTTCTTTCGTGAACACTGGCACAGGGAATCAAACTCTGGTTCTAACACGCAGACATACACATTTCTTTAGCCATTTGACCTTCAAGGAGTCGTATAGCTTCAAAATACAAAGGGCGAATGCTCTTAAATTGTAACTTGGAAGAGCTTAAGGGCTATTTACCTTAAGAATATCAGAGGCATCGCCAGACGATCCATTGCTAATCGATTCTCCAAAACCACCACCGCCAAATACATCAAATTCATCATCGGAGCTGTCGTTAGTGTTCCCATTAAAGCAATTACATCGGTGACGGCCCCGAAACGGCTTCTCGTTGCTCTCCTCGATGTAATTCTGCACCATTTTAGCCAAACATACTGAGCTCGGCTCAAACTCGGTCCCTGCACCTCCTCCGTCCTTGGTCCCATACTGTGCTTCACCAACGCTTGGTTTTTCCACCGAGGAAATTCTCAACACGCTGGGGAACTGCCGGTCAAACAGTCTCTTTAGACGCGATTTCAACACCGGCTTCACCGGCTCGGCCCGCGAGGGAACCGTCGTCTGACAGTCTATATCTATGGGTTGGATCTTCATAGGAAAAGGCATAACAGATATGAAGATGATAGAAACAGAGAAGACCCGAGGCTAAGGCTGAAGGTTAGAAGTTAAAATGGATTGACTGCTCAGGTTGAAGCTCTTCGTGTCAGTTCTGCTCCATATTCAGAGCCCTCTCTAATTACTTGGGTTGCACAGACTCACAAACACAGTGACCAATCAATGACTCCTTCTGGTCCTGATTCTTCCGGTACAATTTACAAAACCCATGAaccagacaaaaaaaaaaaaaaatcaatgctaCAGGttaacaatcaaactcatgcagaTGTCCCGCTCCCCTCCTCCCATTAGCTACAACAGCAGCGCCTTAccgaaagaagaaaataaaaatacgAAAAACCTTGAAATTGGAATCCTCAACAGGATCGCCAGCCAATCAAAAAGCCTCTGAAAATTTTAATCGTAATCCCATACACAAAATTTATGTGTAAGCAAAATCTGGTACCTTTCCTCCGTgattagaaaaatcaaataacTTGGAAGATATGCAAGGGAAGATTATGGCTTTCAGCTTAGGATTTTTTCGTGGAAAACGTGGCGGGGATGATCGGAAGCACAGACATTGCGTGTAGATGCAGAAAAAGTAAGCGCCGGAATATTCATTTCTCCGGCGAGATAACAATCGCCGGCATGGataaacaaaaggaaattaaggaAGGGGAAAGGTGAAAAAAAGGATTTTCCTGCGTGTCGGGTTAGGTGATttttgggtgaagacttggagaGTGGAGAACGCTTGAGTGGAAAATGGATGGGCTTTGGCATTTATAGGTGAAACGGCATTGGCCAAGCTGACTCGGCATTGAATTGCCACATGGATTATGACATGGCAAATTTTTATCCTCATCTAACATGGCAAGCGGCAGCGCGCAGTTGGTTTGATTGTGGAGCTTGCGCGTTTATGCCACGTGCCAGCAATCGAATTCGTGGGATTATAGTTATTGAAATTACAACCTTAACCTCCCACTGCGTCGCTGTGGTTGCGGAGATACGTGAAAAAGTAGGGGATGATTCGTGGgataaatttgaaatttgaacagaAGGCATATAGGAGACTAGACAGTGGGGGCGTAAAGTAAACTAGTGAAGTGAAAGTGCATAAGGTTTTGTTGAGAGGTGGGCGCCTAACATTGTGTGACACGTAGCGTGCCGGTGCAGTATCAGTTATTTTTCCCTTTCTTTAAGTGAATTACAAAATTTAAATGGTCGGTATATTTTTGGACCGTTTGCTGATTGGATAAAAGaaagattttatttcatttttgtgTCGCATTATTTTCCATTGCTTTCAATATTGCGCTAACAACTATGAATaagcaaaataaaattaaaggaatGAAACATTATTGAGAATATAAAACAATATGGTAAACGCTGAACACCGCaggaaataattatatatatatatatatatcctcggTGGGGTTTACTGATATTGTTTAGAAGGCTCCACACTTACATTATGATACTGAccctcttttatttttattatgaaaatattaacTTTACAGTACACAAGTAGGACAAAACACACACAATAGAAGAATCACTGTGCATGATTAACACTAATTATATTAAGCTTGTTGCTGCATGTATAATTATTAAGTATCCATCATGGGGTGCAAAATATATATGCTTTTAAACCTTAATTATGCTATTTTTTGCCCTTAATCTTTTAATGAATTTCATTTTCATCCTTTAAagtatgatttatttttttttactatgaaattattttgtaaaataaaaattaaaaaattttaatattttaaatagagATTATGTTAAACTATTTGTCAACGGAAACAATATTTGTATCAGTCCAAAGAGGGAACCTGAAATGGCATTATTTGATTTGGACTGTATTGAGAAATTCGTCTAGAGAGGCTTTGATCACTTGACTGACCCTATTTGAAGTTGGTTTGATTCAGAGTTTAGACTTatgtgagatttttttttttttttttaaattaagtggAAGTGAAAGTGGCTTATGCTGTTAACTAGCAAGGAGGGATCTGTTGAGACTTGGTCAACAAGTAAATTCAACCTAAAATTCTTGGTAGGGACAAGATTTAGCTAGATTAATTAGTATTTAATTAAGTACAATTTGATATCAAATTGTAAGAAGGTGAAattacaataataattactttgaTTGCATAATGAAAACCTTAATGCTAACCTAAACAACGTGTTGCTAAACCATGATTAGTCAAGAGTTGAAATAAATGGACCGTTAGGTCTAAAGGGATTGTCATGTGAAAAACGAAGAGAAATAGTAAATGAGGTGGTTGTCCTTTTTACCAGGGTGAAATGAGATTAAAAGTGAGGATGATTCTTCATTTGCAAGCATGTCTGCTTATTGTCCACACAGCTAAATTGA
The Hevea brasiliensis isolate MT/VB/25A 57/8 chromosome 15, ASM3005281v1, whole genome shotgun sequence genome window above contains:
- the LOC110636157 gene encoding uncharacterized protein LOC110636157 isoform X2 — its product is MPFPMKIQPIDIDCQTTVPSRAEPVKPVLKSRLKRLFDRQFPSVLRISSVEKPSVGEAQYGTKDGGGAGTEFEPSSVCLAKMVQNYIEESNEKPFRGRHRCNCFNGNTNDSSDDEFDVFGGGGFGESISNGSSGDASDILKSLIPCASVHERNLLADAAMIVEKNKNHKQKDDLRNIVADGLSSLGYDSSICKSKWDKCPSHPAGEYEYVDVNIGGERLLIDIDFRSEFEIARSTGAYKAILQSLPSIFVGKSDRLGQIVSIVSEAAKQSLKKKGMHFPPWRTAEYMRAKWFSPFTRLKDATSNTKPESQKDECLVATESSDACGELELIFGEKTAALDTDPSSPPTKISGDDEKERVDSATWQPPAVKPKSIDRGAKMVTGLASLLKEKP
- the LOC110636157 gene encoding uncharacterized protein LOC110636157 isoform X1 is translated as MPFPMKIQPIDIDCQTTVPSRAEPVKPVLKSRLKRLFDRQFPSVLRISSVEKPSVGEAQYGTKDGGGAGTEFEPSSVCLAKMVQNYIEESNEKPFRGRHRCNCFNGNTNDSSDDEFDVFGGGGFGESISNGSSGDASDILKNQSLIPCASVHERNLLADAAMIVEKNKNHKQKDDLRNIVADGLSSLGYDSSICKSKWDKCPSHPAGEYEYVDVNIGGERLLIDIDFRSEFEIARSTGAYKAILQSLPSIFVGKSDRLGQIVSIVSEAAKQSLKKKGMHFPPWRTAEYMRAKWFSPFTRLKDATSNTKPESQKDECLVATESSDACGELELIFGEKTAALDTDPSSPPTKISGDDEKERVDSATWQPPAVKPKSIDRGAKMVTGLASLLKEKP